From Pseudorca crassidens isolate mPseCra1 chromosome 7, mPseCra1.hap1, whole genome shotgun sequence, a single genomic window includes:
- the ISCA1 gene encoding iron-sulfur cluster assembly 1 homolog, mitochondrial isoform X2 has protein sequence MALDKVKTLLQHLHLAKPQPDRVKEHTRSIHQTPSAVNKIKQLLKDKPEHVGVKVGVRTRGCNGLSYTLEYTKTKGDSDEEVVQDGVRVFIEKKAQLTLLGTEMDYVEDKLSSEFVFNNPNIKGTCGCGESFNI, from the exons ATGGCATTGGATAAAGTAAAA ACTCTGCTTCAGCATCTTCATCTGGCCAAGCCCCAACCAGACAGGGTGAAAGAGCACACTCGGTCCATCCATCAG ACACCTTCAGCAGTAAACAAGATAAAACAGCTTCTTAAAGATAAGCCTGAACAC GTTGGTGTGAAAGTTGGTGTCCGAACCAGGGGTTGTAATGGCCTTTCCTACACTCTGGAATATACAAAGACAAAAGGAGACTCTGATGAAGAAGTTGTTCAAGATG GAGTCAGAGTGTTCATCGAGAAGAAAGCACAGCTAACACTTTTAGGAACAGAAATGGACTATGTTGAAGACAAATTATCCAGTGAGTTTGTGTTCAATAACCCAAACATCAAAGGAACATGTGGCTGTGGAGAAAGCTTTAATATTTGA
- the ISCA1 gene encoding iron-sulfur cluster assembly 1 homolog, mitochondrial isoform X4, protein MALDKVKTPSAVNKIKQLLKDKPEHVGVKVGVRTRGCNGLSYTLEYTKTKGDSDEEVVQDGVRVFIEKKAQLTLLGTEMDYVEDKLSSEFVFNNPNIKGTCGCGESFNI, encoded by the exons ATGGCATTGGATAAAGTAAAA ACACCTTCAGCAGTAAACAAGATAAAACAGCTTCTTAAAGATAAGCCTGAACAC GTTGGTGTGAAAGTTGGTGTCCGAACCAGGGGTTGTAATGGCCTTTCCTACACTCTGGAATATACAAAGACAAAAGGAGACTCTGATGAAGAAGTTGTTCAAGATG GAGTCAGAGTGTTCATCGAGAAGAAAGCACAGCTAACACTTTTAGGAACAGAAATGGACTATGTTGAAGACAAATTATCCAGTGAGTTTGTGTTCAATAACCCAAACATCAAAGGAACATGTGGCTGTGGAGAAAGCTTTAATATTTGA
- the ISCA1 gene encoding iron-sulfur cluster assembly 1 homolog, mitochondrial isoform X1, translating to MSASLVRATVRAVSKRKLQPTRAALTLTLLQHLHLAKPQPDRVKEHTRSIHQTPSAVNKIKQLLKDKPEHVGVKVGVRTRGCNGLSYTLEYTKTKGDSDEEVVQDGVRVFIEKKAQLTLLGTEMDYVEDKLSSEFVFNNPNIKGTCGCGESFNI from the exons ATGTCGGCTTCGTTAGTCCGGGCCACTGTCCGGGCTGTGAGCAAGAGGAAGTTGCAGCCCACCCGGGCCGCCCTCACCCTG ACTCTGCTTCAGCATCTTCATCTGGCCAAGCCCCAACCAGACAGGGTGAAAGAGCACACTCGGTCCATCCATCAG ACACCTTCAGCAGTAAACAAGATAAAACAGCTTCTTAAAGATAAGCCTGAACAC GTTGGTGTGAAAGTTGGTGTCCGAACCAGGGGTTGTAATGGCCTTTCCTACACTCTGGAATATACAAAGACAAAAGGAGACTCTGATGAAGAAGTTGTTCAAGATG GAGTCAGAGTGTTCATCGAGAAGAAAGCACAGCTAACACTTTTAGGAACAGAAATGGACTATGTTGAAGACAAATTATCCAGTGAGTTTGTGTTCAATAACCCAAACATCAAAGGAACATGTGGCTGTGGAGAAAGCTTTAATATTTGA
- the ISCA1 gene encoding iron-sulfur cluster assembly 1 homolog, mitochondrial isoform X3 produces MSASLVRATVRAVSKRKLQPTRAALTLTPSAVNKIKQLLKDKPEHVGVKVGVRTRGCNGLSYTLEYTKTKGDSDEEVVQDGVRVFIEKKAQLTLLGTEMDYVEDKLSSEFVFNNPNIKGTCGCGESFNI; encoded by the exons ATGTCGGCTTCGTTAGTCCGGGCCACTGTCCGGGCTGTGAGCAAGAGGAAGTTGCAGCCCACCCGGGCCGCCCTCACCCTG ACACCTTCAGCAGTAAACAAGATAAAACAGCTTCTTAAAGATAAGCCTGAACAC GTTGGTGTGAAAGTTGGTGTCCGAACCAGGGGTTGTAATGGCCTTTCCTACACTCTGGAATATACAAAGACAAAAGGAGACTCTGATGAAGAAGTTGTTCAAGATG GAGTCAGAGTGTTCATCGAGAAGAAAGCACAGCTAACACTTTTAGGAACAGAAATGGACTATGTTGAAGACAAATTATCCAGTGAGTTTGTGTTCAATAACCCAAACATCAAAGGAACATGTGGCTGTGGAGAAAGCTTTAATATTTGA